The following are encoded in a window of Castanea sativa cultivar Marrone di Chiusa Pesio chromosome 5, ASM4071231v1 genomic DNA:
- the LOC142633854 gene encoding protein TOPLESS isoform X1: protein MSSLSRELVFLILQFLDEEKFKETVHKLEQESGFFFNMKYFEDEVHNGNWDEVEKYLSGFTKVDDNRYSMKIFFEIRKQKYLEALDKHDRSKAVDILVKDLKVFATFNEELFKEITQLLTLENFRENEQLSKYGDTKSARAIMLVELKKLIEANPLFRDKLQFPNLKNSRLRTLINQSLNWQHQLCKNPRPNPDIKTLFVDHSCGQPNGARAPSPANNPLLGSLPKAGGFPNLGAHGPFQPTPAPVPTPLAGWMSNPSTVTHPAVSGGAIGLGAPSIPAALKHPRTPPTNPSVDYPSGDSDHVSKRTRPMGISDEVNLPVNVLPVTFPGHGHGQAFNATDDLPKNVARTLNQGSSPMSMDFHPIQQTLLLVGTNVGDIALWEVGSRERLVLRNFKVWDLSVCSMPLQAALVKDPGVSVNRVIWSPDGSLFGVAYSRHIVQIYSYHGNEDVRQHLEIDAHVGGVNDIAFSHPNKQLCVITCGDDKTIKVWDAATGAKQYTFEGHEAPVYSVCPHYKENIQFIFSTALDGKIKAWLYDNLGSRVDYDAPGRWCTTMAYSADGTRLFSCGTSKDGESFIVEWNESEGAVKRTYQGFRKRSLGVVQFDTTKNRFLAAGDDFSIKFWDMDNVQLLVTIDADGGLPASPRIRFNKDGSLLAISANDNGIKILSNTDGIRLLRTFENLSYDASRASESVAKPTINPISAAAAAATSAGLADRGASVVAIAGMNGDARNLGDVKPRIMEESNDKSKILKLTEINEPSQCRSLRLPENLRVTKISRLIYTNSGNAVLALASNAIHLLWKWQRSDRNSSGKATASLSPNLWQPPSGILMTNDIADTNPEDSVPCFALSKNDSYVMSASGGKISLFNMMTFKTMTTFMPPPPAATFLAFHPQDNNIIAIGMDDSTIQIYNVRVDEVKSKLKGHSKRITGLAFSHVLNVLVSSGADAQLCVWNSEGWEKQKARILQLPTGRTPAQSDTRVQFHQDQMHFLVVHETQLAIYETTKLECVKQWVSRESAPISHATFSCDSLLVYACFLDGTVCVFNAANLRLRCRINPSAYLPANVSSSSVQPLVIAAHPQEPNQFAIGLSDGGVHVFEPLESEGKWGVLPPVENGSASSVPATPSVGASGSDQAQR from the exons ATGTCATCGCTTAGTAGAGAGCTCGTGTTCTTGATCTTACAGTTTCTAGATGAGGAAAAGTTCAAAGAGACTGTTCACAA ACTTGAACAGGAATCTGGGTTTTTCTTTAATATGAAATATTTTGAGGATGAGGTGCATAATGGGAATTGGGATGAGGTTGAGAAGTACCTTTCTGGGTTCACAAAAGTGGATGACAATCGGTATTCAATGAAAATCTTTTTTGAGATAAGGAAGCAGAAGTATCTTGAGGCATTGGATAA gCATGACCGGTCCAAGGCTGTGGATATATTAGTAAAGGATTTGAAAGTTTTTGCCACATTTAATGAAGAGCTTTTCAAGGAGATCACTCAGCTCTTGACATTGGAGAATTTTAG GGAGAATGAGCAACTTTCCAAGTATGGAGATACCAAGTCTGCAAGAGCAATCATGTTGGTGGAGCTCAAGAAGCTGATTGAAGCAAATCCTTTATTCCGTGATAAATTGCAATTCCCCAATCTTAAAAATTCAAGGTTACGGACCCTTATCAACCAAAG CTTGAATTGGCAGCATCAACTGTGTAAAAACCCAAGGCCAAATCCAGATATAAAAACTCTTTTTGTGGATCACTCATGTGGACAACCAAATGGTGCACGAGCTCCATCACCTGCAAACAATCCACTGCTTGGATCCTTACCAAAAGCTGGGGGCTTCCCTAACTTAGGTGCTCATGGG CCTTTTCAACCTACACCAGCACCAGTTCCAACACCCCTTGCAGGTTGGATGTCCAATCCTTCCACTGTTACTCATCCGGCAGTTTCTGGAGGAGCTATTGGTCTTGGTGCTCCATCAATCCCAG CTGCTTTAAAACATCCAAGGACTCCTCCGACCAACCCTTCTGTAGACTACCCGTCTGGGGATTCTGATCATGTTTCTAAAAGAACAAGACCAATGGGGATTTCTGATGAG GTAAACCTGCCTGTTAATGTGTTACCCGTAACATTTCCGGGTCATGGTCATGGTCAGGCTTTTAATGCTACAGATGACTTGCCAAAGAATGTTGCACGGACTTTAAATCAAGGATCTTCTCCCATGAGCATGGATTTTCATCCTATTCAACAGACTCTACTTCTTG TTGGTACCAATGTTGGGGACATAGCGTTGTGGGAAGTTGGCTCTAGGGAGCGATTGGTTTTGAGGAACTTCAAAGTTTGGGATCTTAGTGTATGTTCAATGCCTCTGCAG GCAGCTCTAGTTAAAGATCCTGGTGTATCTGTTAACCGCGTGATTTGGAGCCCTGATGGTTCTTTATTTG GAGTTGCATACTCCAGGCacattgttcaaatatattcTTATCATGGGAATGAAGATGTACGACAGCATCTGGAG ATTGATGCTCATGTTGGTGGAGTAAATGATATAGCATTCTCCCACCCAAATAAGCAACTTTGTGTGATAACCTGCGGTGATGACAAGACCATCAAG GTGTGGGATGCTGCAACAGGAGCAAAGCAGTATACTTTTGAAGGTCACGAGGCTCCTGTTTATTCTGTCTGTCCTCACTATAAGGAAAACATTCAG TTTATCTTTTCTACAGCACTGgatggaaaaataaaagcatgGCTGTATGACAACTTGGGATCTCGAGTTGATTATGATGCTCCTGGTCGCTGGTGCACAACAATGGCATACAGTGCTGATGGTACAAG ACTCTTTTCATGTGGTACAAGTAAGGATGGGGAGTCATTTATTGTTGAATGGAATGAAAGTGAAGGGGCTGTTAAAAGGACCTATCAAGGATTCCGCAAGCGCTCATTGGGTGTTGTGCAATTTGATACAACTAAAAACCGGTTTTTGGCTGCTGGTGATGATTTCTCTATTAAATTCTGGGATATGGACAATGTTCAACTTTTGGTAACTATTGATGCTGACGGTGGCCTCCCA GCAAGCCCACGCATCCGCTTCAACAAGGATGGCTCTCTCTTGGCCATTTCTGCCAACGATAatggaattaaaatattatccaATACAGATGGTATTAGATTGTTACGCACATTTGAGAATCTATCTTATGATGCATCAAGAGCGTCTGAATCTGTTGCAAAG CCTACAATCAACCCAATTTCAGCTGCGGCAGCTGCTGCTACTAGTGCTGGACTTGCAGACAGAGGTGCCTCTGTGGTTGCTATTGCTGGAATG AATGGGGATGCCCGTAATTTGGGGGATGTGAAACCAAGAATAATGGAAGAGTCCAATGACAAATCCAAGATTTTGAAGCTCACTGAAATCAATGAACCATCTCAGTGCCGATCCCTAAGGCTACCTGAAAACCTAAGAGTAACTAAG ATTTCAAGGTTAATCTACACAAATTCAGGTAATGCCGTTCTGGCATTAGCATCAAATGCCATTCATCTGCTCTGGAAATGGCAGAGAAGTGATCGCAATTCTTCTGGCAAG GCAACTGCCAGTTTGTCACCTAATTTATGGCAACCACCAAGTGGCATTTTAATGACTAACGATATTGCTGACACTAATCCTGAAGATTCTGTTCCCTGTTTTGCTTTATCCAAGAATGATTCTTATGTAATGTCAGCATCTGGAGGGAAGATTTCCTTGTTCAATATGATGACATTTAAG ACCATGACAACTTTCATGCCACCACCACCTGCAGCAACATTTCTTGCTTTCCATCCTCAAGATAATAACATCATTGCCATTGGAATGGATGATTccacaattcaaatatataacGTCCGTGTAGATGAG GTTAAAAGCAAACTTAAAGGACACTCTAAAAGAATTACTGGCCTTGCCTTTTCTCATGTACTGAATGTGCTGGTTTCATCTGGAGCAGATGCTCAG CTTTGTGTATGGAACTCTGAGGGATGGGAAAAGCAGAAGGCAAGAATCTTGCAGCTTCCAACTGGAAGGACTCCAGCACAGTCAGACACACGTGTACAGTTTCATCAGGACCAGATGCACTTTCTGGTTGTACATGAAACTCAGCTTGCCATATATGAAACAACAAAACTAGAATGTGTAAAGCAG TGGGTCTCACGCGAATCTGCCCCCATTTCACATGCTACGTTCTCATGTGATAGCCTGTTGGTATATGCCTGCTTCTTAGATGGGACAGTCTGTGTGTTTAATGCTGCAAATCTTAGACTACGTTGTCGAATAAATCCTTCTGCTTATCTTCCTGCTAATGTCAG CAGTTCTAGCGTACAACCACTCGTGATTGCGGCACATCCACAAGAACCAAATCAATTTGCAATAGGACTATCAGATGGGGGGGTTCATGTCTTTGAGCCTCTTGAATCTGAAGGCAAATGGGGTGTGCTTCCACCTGTTGAGAATGGGTCAGCTAGCAGTGTGCCAGCTACTCCTTCAGTTGGAGCTTCAGGTTCTGATCAAGCCCAGAGATGA
- the LOC142633854 gene encoding protein TOPLESS isoform X2 encodes MSSLSRELVFLILQFLDEEKFKETVHKLEQESGFFFNMKYFEDEVHNGNWDEVEKYLSGFTKVDDNRYSMKIFFEIRKQKYLEALDKHDRSKAVDILVKDLKVFATFNEELFKEITQLLTLENFRENEQLSKYGDTKSARAIMLVELKKLIEANPLFRDKLQFPNLKNSRLRTLINQSLNWQHQLCKNPRPNPDIKTLFVDHSCGQPNGARAPSPANNPLLGSLPKAGGFPNLGAHGPFQPTPAPVPTPLAGWMSNPSTVTHPAVSGGAIGLGAPSIPAALKHPRTPPTNPSVDYPSGDSDHVSKRTRPMGISDEVNLPVNVLPVTFPGHGHGQAFNATDDLPKNVARTLNQGSSPMSMDFHPIQQTLLLVGTNVGDIALWEVGSRERLVLRNFKVWDLSVCSMPLQAALVKDPGVSVNRVIWSPDGSLFGVAYSRHIVQIYSYHGNEDVRQHLEIDAHVGGVNDIAFSHPNKQLCVITCGDDKTIKVWDAATGAKQYTFEGHEAPVYSVCPHYKENIQFIFSTALDGKIKAWLYDNLGSRVDYDAPGRWCTTMAYSADGTRLFSCGTSKDGESFIVEWNESEGAVKRTYQGFRKRSLGVVQFDTTKNRFLAAGDDFSIKFWDMDNVQLLVTIDADGGLPASPRIRFNKDGSLLAISANDNGIKILSNTDGIRLLRTFENLSYDASRASESVAKPTINPISAAAAAATSAGLADRGASVVAIAGMNGDARNLGDVKPRIMEESNDKSKILKLTEINEPSQCRSLRLPENLRVTKISRLIYTNSGNAVLALASNAIHLLWKWQRSDRNSSGKATASLSPNLWQPPSGILMTNDIADTNPEDSVPCFALSKNDSYVMSASGGKISLFNMMTFKTMTTFMPPPPAATFLAFHPQDNNIIAIGMDDSTIQIYNVRVDEVKSKLKGHSKRITGLAFSHVLNVLVSSGADAQLCVWNSEGWEKQKARILQLPTGRTPAQSDTRVQFHQDQMHFLVVHETQLAIYETTKLECVKQWVSRESAPISHATFSCDSLLVYACFLDGTVCVFNAANLRLRCRINPSAYLPANVSSSVQPLVIAAHPQEPNQFAIGLSDGGVHVFEPLESEGKWGVLPPVENGSASSVPATPSVGASGSDQAQR; translated from the exons ATGTCATCGCTTAGTAGAGAGCTCGTGTTCTTGATCTTACAGTTTCTAGATGAGGAAAAGTTCAAAGAGACTGTTCACAA ACTTGAACAGGAATCTGGGTTTTTCTTTAATATGAAATATTTTGAGGATGAGGTGCATAATGGGAATTGGGATGAGGTTGAGAAGTACCTTTCTGGGTTCACAAAAGTGGATGACAATCGGTATTCAATGAAAATCTTTTTTGAGATAAGGAAGCAGAAGTATCTTGAGGCATTGGATAA gCATGACCGGTCCAAGGCTGTGGATATATTAGTAAAGGATTTGAAAGTTTTTGCCACATTTAATGAAGAGCTTTTCAAGGAGATCACTCAGCTCTTGACATTGGAGAATTTTAG GGAGAATGAGCAACTTTCCAAGTATGGAGATACCAAGTCTGCAAGAGCAATCATGTTGGTGGAGCTCAAGAAGCTGATTGAAGCAAATCCTTTATTCCGTGATAAATTGCAATTCCCCAATCTTAAAAATTCAAGGTTACGGACCCTTATCAACCAAAG CTTGAATTGGCAGCATCAACTGTGTAAAAACCCAAGGCCAAATCCAGATATAAAAACTCTTTTTGTGGATCACTCATGTGGACAACCAAATGGTGCACGAGCTCCATCACCTGCAAACAATCCACTGCTTGGATCCTTACCAAAAGCTGGGGGCTTCCCTAACTTAGGTGCTCATGGG CCTTTTCAACCTACACCAGCACCAGTTCCAACACCCCTTGCAGGTTGGATGTCCAATCCTTCCACTGTTACTCATCCGGCAGTTTCTGGAGGAGCTATTGGTCTTGGTGCTCCATCAATCCCAG CTGCTTTAAAACATCCAAGGACTCCTCCGACCAACCCTTCTGTAGACTACCCGTCTGGGGATTCTGATCATGTTTCTAAAAGAACAAGACCAATGGGGATTTCTGATGAG GTAAACCTGCCTGTTAATGTGTTACCCGTAACATTTCCGGGTCATGGTCATGGTCAGGCTTTTAATGCTACAGATGACTTGCCAAAGAATGTTGCACGGACTTTAAATCAAGGATCTTCTCCCATGAGCATGGATTTTCATCCTATTCAACAGACTCTACTTCTTG TTGGTACCAATGTTGGGGACATAGCGTTGTGGGAAGTTGGCTCTAGGGAGCGATTGGTTTTGAGGAACTTCAAAGTTTGGGATCTTAGTGTATGTTCAATGCCTCTGCAG GCAGCTCTAGTTAAAGATCCTGGTGTATCTGTTAACCGCGTGATTTGGAGCCCTGATGGTTCTTTATTTG GAGTTGCATACTCCAGGCacattgttcaaatatattcTTATCATGGGAATGAAGATGTACGACAGCATCTGGAG ATTGATGCTCATGTTGGTGGAGTAAATGATATAGCATTCTCCCACCCAAATAAGCAACTTTGTGTGATAACCTGCGGTGATGACAAGACCATCAAG GTGTGGGATGCTGCAACAGGAGCAAAGCAGTATACTTTTGAAGGTCACGAGGCTCCTGTTTATTCTGTCTGTCCTCACTATAAGGAAAACATTCAG TTTATCTTTTCTACAGCACTGgatggaaaaataaaagcatgGCTGTATGACAACTTGGGATCTCGAGTTGATTATGATGCTCCTGGTCGCTGGTGCACAACAATGGCATACAGTGCTGATGGTACAAG ACTCTTTTCATGTGGTACAAGTAAGGATGGGGAGTCATTTATTGTTGAATGGAATGAAAGTGAAGGGGCTGTTAAAAGGACCTATCAAGGATTCCGCAAGCGCTCATTGGGTGTTGTGCAATTTGATACAACTAAAAACCGGTTTTTGGCTGCTGGTGATGATTTCTCTATTAAATTCTGGGATATGGACAATGTTCAACTTTTGGTAACTATTGATGCTGACGGTGGCCTCCCA GCAAGCCCACGCATCCGCTTCAACAAGGATGGCTCTCTCTTGGCCATTTCTGCCAACGATAatggaattaaaatattatccaATACAGATGGTATTAGATTGTTACGCACATTTGAGAATCTATCTTATGATGCATCAAGAGCGTCTGAATCTGTTGCAAAG CCTACAATCAACCCAATTTCAGCTGCGGCAGCTGCTGCTACTAGTGCTGGACTTGCAGACAGAGGTGCCTCTGTGGTTGCTATTGCTGGAATG AATGGGGATGCCCGTAATTTGGGGGATGTGAAACCAAGAATAATGGAAGAGTCCAATGACAAATCCAAGATTTTGAAGCTCACTGAAATCAATGAACCATCTCAGTGCCGATCCCTAAGGCTACCTGAAAACCTAAGAGTAACTAAG ATTTCAAGGTTAATCTACACAAATTCAGGTAATGCCGTTCTGGCATTAGCATCAAATGCCATTCATCTGCTCTGGAAATGGCAGAGAAGTGATCGCAATTCTTCTGGCAAG GCAACTGCCAGTTTGTCACCTAATTTATGGCAACCACCAAGTGGCATTTTAATGACTAACGATATTGCTGACACTAATCCTGAAGATTCTGTTCCCTGTTTTGCTTTATCCAAGAATGATTCTTATGTAATGTCAGCATCTGGAGGGAAGATTTCCTTGTTCAATATGATGACATTTAAG ACCATGACAACTTTCATGCCACCACCACCTGCAGCAACATTTCTTGCTTTCCATCCTCAAGATAATAACATCATTGCCATTGGAATGGATGATTccacaattcaaatatataacGTCCGTGTAGATGAG GTTAAAAGCAAACTTAAAGGACACTCTAAAAGAATTACTGGCCTTGCCTTTTCTCATGTACTGAATGTGCTGGTTTCATCTGGAGCAGATGCTCAG CTTTGTGTATGGAACTCTGAGGGATGGGAAAAGCAGAAGGCAAGAATCTTGCAGCTTCCAACTGGAAGGACTCCAGCACAGTCAGACACACGTGTACAGTTTCATCAGGACCAGATGCACTTTCTGGTTGTACATGAAACTCAGCTTGCCATATATGAAACAACAAAACTAGAATGTGTAAAGCAG TGGGTCTCACGCGAATCTGCCCCCATTTCACATGCTACGTTCTCATGTGATAGCCTGTTGGTATATGCCTGCTTCTTAGATGGGACAGTCTGTGTGTTTAATGCTGCAAATCTTAGACTACGTTGTCGAATAAATCCTTCTGCTTATCTTCCTGCTAATGTCAG TTCTAGCGTACAACCACTCGTGATTGCGGCACATCCACAAGAACCAAATCAATTTGCAATAGGACTATCAGATGGGGGGGTTCATGTCTTTGAGCCTCTTGAATCTGAAGGCAAATGGGGTGTGCTTCCACCTGTTGAGAATGGGTCAGCTAGCAGTGTGCCAGCTACTCCTTCAGTTGGAGCTTCAGGTTCTGATCAAGCCCAGAGATGA
- the LOC142633854 gene encoding protein TOPLESS isoform X3, with product MSSLSRELVFLILQFLDEEKFKETVHKLEQESGFFFNMKYFEDEVHNGNWDEVEKYLSGFTKVDDNRYSMKIFFEIRKQKYLEALDKHDRSKAVDILVKDLKVFATFNEELFKEITQLLTLENFRENEQLSKYGDTKSARAIMLVELKKLIEANPLFRDKLQFPNLKNSRLRTLINQSLNWQHQLCKNPRPNPDIKTLFVDHSCGQPNGARAPSPANNPLLGSLPKAGGFPNLGAHGPFQPTPAPVPTPLAGWMSNPSTVTHPAVSGGAIGLGAPSIPAALKHPRTPPTNPSVDYPSGDSDHVSKRTRPMGISDEVNLPVNVLPVTFPGHGHGQAFNATDDLPKNVARTLNQGSSPMSMDFHPIQQTLLLVGTNVGDIALWEVGSRERLVLRNFKVWDLSAALVKDPGVSVNRVIWSPDGSLFGVAYSRHIVQIYSYHGNEDVRQHLEIDAHVGGVNDIAFSHPNKQLCVITCGDDKTIKVWDAATGAKQYTFEGHEAPVYSVCPHYKENIQFIFSTALDGKIKAWLYDNLGSRVDYDAPGRWCTTMAYSADGTRLFSCGTSKDGESFIVEWNESEGAVKRTYQGFRKRSLGVVQFDTTKNRFLAAGDDFSIKFWDMDNVQLLVTIDADGGLPASPRIRFNKDGSLLAISANDNGIKILSNTDGIRLLRTFENLSYDASRASESVAKPTINPISAAAAAATSAGLADRGASVVAIAGMNGDARNLGDVKPRIMEESNDKSKILKLTEINEPSQCRSLRLPENLRVTKISRLIYTNSGNAVLALASNAIHLLWKWQRSDRNSSGKATASLSPNLWQPPSGILMTNDIADTNPEDSVPCFALSKNDSYVMSASGGKISLFNMMTFKTMTTFMPPPPAATFLAFHPQDNNIIAIGMDDSTIQIYNVRVDEVKSKLKGHSKRITGLAFSHVLNVLVSSGADAQLCVWNSEGWEKQKARILQLPTGRTPAQSDTRVQFHQDQMHFLVVHETQLAIYETTKLECVKQWVSRESAPISHATFSCDSLLVYACFLDGTVCVFNAANLRLRCRINPSAYLPANVSSSSVQPLVIAAHPQEPNQFAIGLSDGGVHVFEPLESEGKWGVLPPVENGSASSVPATPSVGASGSDQAQR from the exons ATGTCATCGCTTAGTAGAGAGCTCGTGTTCTTGATCTTACAGTTTCTAGATGAGGAAAAGTTCAAAGAGACTGTTCACAA ACTTGAACAGGAATCTGGGTTTTTCTTTAATATGAAATATTTTGAGGATGAGGTGCATAATGGGAATTGGGATGAGGTTGAGAAGTACCTTTCTGGGTTCACAAAAGTGGATGACAATCGGTATTCAATGAAAATCTTTTTTGAGATAAGGAAGCAGAAGTATCTTGAGGCATTGGATAA gCATGACCGGTCCAAGGCTGTGGATATATTAGTAAAGGATTTGAAAGTTTTTGCCACATTTAATGAAGAGCTTTTCAAGGAGATCACTCAGCTCTTGACATTGGAGAATTTTAG GGAGAATGAGCAACTTTCCAAGTATGGAGATACCAAGTCTGCAAGAGCAATCATGTTGGTGGAGCTCAAGAAGCTGATTGAAGCAAATCCTTTATTCCGTGATAAATTGCAATTCCCCAATCTTAAAAATTCAAGGTTACGGACCCTTATCAACCAAAG CTTGAATTGGCAGCATCAACTGTGTAAAAACCCAAGGCCAAATCCAGATATAAAAACTCTTTTTGTGGATCACTCATGTGGACAACCAAATGGTGCACGAGCTCCATCACCTGCAAACAATCCACTGCTTGGATCCTTACCAAAAGCTGGGGGCTTCCCTAACTTAGGTGCTCATGGG CCTTTTCAACCTACACCAGCACCAGTTCCAACACCCCTTGCAGGTTGGATGTCCAATCCTTCCACTGTTACTCATCCGGCAGTTTCTGGAGGAGCTATTGGTCTTGGTGCTCCATCAATCCCAG CTGCTTTAAAACATCCAAGGACTCCTCCGACCAACCCTTCTGTAGACTACCCGTCTGGGGATTCTGATCATGTTTCTAAAAGAACAAGACCAATGGGGATTTCTGATGAG GTAAACCTGCCTGTTAATGTGTTACCCGTAACATTTCCGGGTCATGGTCATGGTCAGGCTTTTAATGCTACAGATGACTTGCCAAAGAATGTTGCACGGACTTTAAATCAAGGATCTTCTCCCATGAGCATGGATTTTCATCCTATTCAACAGACTCTACTTCTTG TTGGTACCAATGTTGGGGACATAGCGTTGTGGGAAGTTGGCTCTAGGGAGCGATTGGTTTTGAGGAACTTCAAAGTTTGGGATCTTAGT GCAGCTCTAGTTAAAGATCCTGGTGTATCTGTTAACCGCGTGATTTGGAGCCCTGATGGTTCTTTATTTG GAGTTGCATACTCCAGGCacattgttcaaatatattcTTATCATGGGAATGAAGATGTACGACAGCATCTGGAG ATTGATGCTCATGTTGGTGGAGTAAATGATATAGCATTCTCCCACCCAAATAAGCAACTTTGTGTGATAACCTGCGGTGATGACAAGACCATCAAG GTGTGGGATGCTGCAACAGGAGCAAAGCAGTATACTTTTGAAGGTCACGAGGCTCCTGTTTATTCTGTCTGTCCTCACTATAAGGAAAACATTCAG TTTATCTTTTCTACAGCACTGgatggaaaaataaaagcatgGCTGTATGACAACTTGGGATCTCGAGTTGATTATGATGCTCCTGGTCGCTGGTGCACAACAATGGCATACAGTGCTGATGGTACAAG ACTCTTTTCATGTGGTACAAGTAAGGATGGGGAGTCATTTATTGTTGAATGGAATGAAAGTGAAGGGGCTGTTAAAAGGACCTATCAAGGATTCCGCAAGCGCTCATTGGGTGTTGTGCAATTTGATACAACTAAAAACCGGTTTTTGGCTGCTGGTGATGATTTCTCTATTAAATTCTGGGATATGGACAATGTTCAACTTTTGGTAACTATTGATGCTGACGGTGGCCTCCCA GCAAGCCCACGCATCCGCTTCAACAAGGATGGCTCTCTCTTGGCCATTTCTGCCAACGATAatggaattaaaatattatccaATACAGATGGTATTAGATTGTTACGCACATTTGAGAATCTATCTTATGATGCATCAAGAGCGTCTGAATCTGTTGCAAAG CCTACAATCAACCCAATTTCAGCTGCGGCAGCTGCTGCTACTAGTGCTGGACTTGCAGACAGAGGTGCCTCTGTGGTTGCTATTGCTGGAATG AATGGGGATGCCCGTAATTTGGGGGATGTGAAACCAAGAATAATGGAAGAGTCCAATGACAAATCCAAGATTTTGAAGCTCACTGAAATCAATGAACCATCTCAGTGCCGATCCCTAAGGCTACCTGAAAACCTAAGAGTAACTAAG ATTTCAAGGTTAATCTACACAAATTCAGGTAATGCCGTTCTGGCATTAGCATCAAATGCCATTCATCTGCTCTGGAAATGGCAGAGAAGTGATCGCAATTCTTCTGGCAAG GCAACTGCCAGTTTGTCACCTAATTTATGGCAACCACCAAGTGGCATTTTAATGACTAACGATATTGCTGACACTAATCCTGAAGATTCTGTTCCCTGTTTTGCTTTATCCAAGAATGATTCTTATGTAATGTCAGCATCTGGAGGGAAGATTTCCTTGTTCAATATGATGACATTTAAG ACCATGACAACTTTCATGCCACCACCACCTGCAGCAACATTTCTTGCTTTCCATCCTCAAGATAATAACATCATTGCCATTGGAATGGATGATTccacaattcaaatatataacGTCCGTGTAGATGAG GTTAAAAGCAAACTTAAAGGACACTCTAAAAGAATTACTGGCCTTGCCTTTTCTCATGTACTGAATGTGCTGGTTTCATCTGGAGCAGATGCTCAG CTTTGTGTATGGAACTCTGAGGGATGGGAAAAGCAGAAGGCAAGAATCTTGCAGCTTCCAACTGGAAGGACTCCAGCACAGTCAGACACACGTGTACAGTTTCATCAGGACCAGATGCACTTTCTGGTTGTACATGAAACTCAGCTTGCCATATATGAAACAACAAAACTAGAATGTGTAAAGCAG TGGGTCTCACGCGAATCTGCCCCCATTTCACATGCTACGTTCTCATGTGATAGCCTGTTGGTATATGCCTGCTTCTTAGATGGGACAGTCTGTGTGTTTAATGCTGCAAATCTTAGACTACGTTGTCGAATAAATCCTTCTGCTTATCTTCCTGCTAATGTCAG CAGTTCTAGCGTACAACCACTCGTGATTGCGGCACATCCACAAGAACCAAATCAATTTGCAATAGGACTATCAGATGGGGGGGTTCATGTCTTTGAGCCTCTTGAATCTGAAGGCAAATGGGGTGTGCTTCCACCTGTTGAGAATGGGTCAGCTAGCAGTGTGCCAGCTACTCCTTCAGTTGGAGCTTCAGGTTCTGATCAAGCCCAGAGATGA